The following coding sequences are from one Triticum dicoccoides isolate Atlit2015 ecotype Zavitan chromosome 4A, WEW_v2.0, whole genome shotgun sequence window:
- the LOC119283938 gene encoding uncharacterized protein LOC119283938: MGAALSRRLATTVCASPPALPNELIEEILFRLPPDDPACLLHASLICKAWSHTASRPGFRRRLHKHHGAAPVLGFLHDWDDERIPHFVPTAAPSFSLAAPDWRSWRAIDCRHGRALFRSKDSWELLVWEPITGAQQRLALPPAFEIFSPGYAVFCAADGCDHRDCLGGPFGVAFVFCIEDEDADDEKYVTSVRVYSSEHGTWGQLISMRSEFMISFENSSSGLLIGRSLLYFLSDGGSILECDLARHGLTEFDAPNHESGSNAERFTLMVSEDGGLGLCEELDVRLKLWTREVSDRTDARWVLNRVIHLHNLLPKGTRVNAETRLIVLGFAEGANVIFANTFSGLFTIELQSDRVKKVCHNRRSCNLIPIVSFYTPVDRGEYQDLLSSIPSQEVGDVEGGEEVKTEDEAHQLLDKGSNTMKEWCFVDTFERLSHDLNTRVPCQGEGAPEGSSALNTHGCALLSKDSFGDVPKSSPNEELVKGTTNIDDDGSSMILCSNVEGASPSEKDLKEQIPKQKQEEERKGQHKEKK; this comes from the exons ATGGGAGCAGCTCTATCGCGCCGCCTAGCAACCACCGTGTGCGCCTCGCCGCCGGCGCTCCCCAACGAGCTCATCGAAGAGATCCTTTTCCGCCTCCCGCCCGACGACCCGGCCTGCCTCCTCCACGCCTCCCTCATCTGCAAGGCCTGGAGCCACACCGCCTCCCGCCCTGGATTCCGACGTCGCCTCCACAAGCACCACGGGGCAGCCCCCGTGCTCGGCTTCCTCCACGACTGGGACGACGAGCGCATCCCCCACTTCGTCCCCACCGCCGCCCCCTCCTTCTCCCTGGCCGCGCCGGACTGGCGCTCCTGGCGGGCCATCGACTGCCGCCATGGCCGCGCCCTCTTCCGCTCCAAGGACTCCTGGGAGCTCCTCGTGTGGGAGCCAATCACGGGCGCCCAGCAGCGCCTAGCGCTGCCCCCGGCGTTTGAGATCTTCTCGCCGGGCTATGCCGTCTTCTGCGCGGCCGATGGGTGCGACCACCGCGACTGCCTCGGGGGCCCTTTCGGCGTGGCCTTCGTCTTCTGCATCGAGGACGAAGATGCTGACGACGAGAAGTATGTCACGTCGGTGCGCGTATACTCGTCGGAGCATGGAACCTGGGGCCAACTGATCTCGATGCGCAGCGAGTTCATGATAAGCTTTGAAAATTCTTCCAGCGGCTTGCTCATTGGGAGATCCCTGCTCTACTTCTTGTCCGACGGTGGGTCGATCCTGGAGTGCGATTTAGCAAGGCATGGCTTGACTGAGTTTGACGCACCAAACCACGAGTCTGGTAGCAATGCAGAGAGATTTACTCTCATGGTGTCCGAGGACGGTGGACTGGGTCTTTGTGAAGAACTGGATGTGCGTCTCAAACTGTGGACAAGGGAGGTGAGTGACCGCACTGATGCACGATGGGTACTGAACCGGGTAATCCACTTGCATAATTTGCTCCCAAAAGGTACTCGGGTGAATGCAGAAACTAGACTGATCGTGTTGGGGTTTGCCGAGGGAGCGAATGTCATTTTCGCTAACACGTTTTCTGGGCTCTTCACAATCGAGCTACAGTCGGACCGGGTGAAGAAGGTGTGTCATAATCGTCGCTCCTGTAATTTGATTCCAATTGTCAGCTTCTACACTCCTGTGGACCGTGGCGAATACCAGGATCTGCTATCGTCGATCCCTAGTCAGGAGGTAGGTGATGTGGAGGGGGGAGAGGAGGTGAAAACAGAAGATGAGGCACATCAACTGCTTGACAAGGGGTCCAATACTATGAAGGAGTGGTGTTTTGTCGACACCTTTGAACGTCTCAGCCATGACCTCAATACCAG GGTTCCATGTCAAGGAGAAGGTGCTCCAGAGGGTTCTAGCGCACTCAACACACATGGATGTGCCTTGCTATCCAAAGATTCTTTTGGCGATGTTCCCAAGAGTTCACCAAATGAAGAATTGGTGAAGGGTACAACCAACATAGATGATGATGGTAGCTCGATGATCTTATGCAGCAATGTTGAGGGCGCTTCACCTTCGGAGAAAG ATCTGAAAGAGCAAATTCCGAAACAAAAGcaagaggaggagaggaagggtCAACACAAAGAAAAGAAGTGA